tgactctctctcctctctctagtttctctctcttgtttctctctctccgcaTTTCTAGGGTTCTTTCCTTCTCCTGCTCCACAACCCTCTCTCCTCACTCCTCCCCATTCCTCtcttcccatctctctctctctctctctctctctttcctttgctgTGAAGAGACCAGTCGAGCTCCCATGGCGAATTTCGCCTTTCCGTCTTCCCTGGAGAAACCCACCAGCTTCACCGCCTCGTCCTCCTCCGCTCCGGCcgccggcgacgacgacgacgtcTTCGAGGACAGCTGCAGCATCTGCCTCGAGTGTTTCACCTCCCAGGACCCCGCCACTGTATGATCGCCGTCGCTTGAGCCGCTCCTCagtgttctttttctttttttgcttttgtttgcttttgtgGGTTGTGTGTGTGACGACGGGAACAGTGTAGCGGAAATGGTTTCCGTGGTTTTGGGGACGCGATGGGGGGTAGTGGGAGCTTTACGACGTCGGAGTTGTCGAAATGTCGGATCTTTTTAGAAAAGGGTTGAATTGCATTCGGTTGAATTGATGTTGTATCCGGTAGATTCGTGCTTATGTTGCCTCTGATTAAGGGTGTGGTGGGAATGGTCCTGAAAATCACCATCTGCTTCGATACAGGATGTAGAACTTGGGAGGTTTGGGAGATCATTGATGGATCTGCCGGAGTCAAAACGAAATATGGGTTAGTTTTTGTTAGCAGGTGCGAGCAGGATAGgcgttgattttctttggccGACCCAGATATGGTAATTGGGGAACTGTAATGCCGGGTTGTTCGAGGTTGCGCAGTACCGTCTTTTAGTATGGTCCTGTTGATTTTTTGGGTGCAAATGTTGTAATTCCTGATGCATATTTGGGAGATGAGAAGTTTCAATAGCCAACTATTTTTTATTGGATGACACAAAAACTACTCGTTTATGAATGCCtaaatctctctcttttggatGCATCAATTATTGTATTTTCACATTAAACTCCTTTTTGTTCAGccgatgaatttttttttttccttttgtgagaacTACTGTGTGATCTACTTTATTTTCTAAGTGGGTCATCTCTATCCTTTTCCTGTTGCAGGTTACAACTTGCAATCATGATTATCACCTTCAATGTATTCTTGAATGGTAAAGCCTAACCTAATATTATTTGATTCTACTTTTATAGTTTTCTTGGTTAAGTTTCCTACCATGAGGGATTCTGGTTCCACCTTGTTTGTGGTGAGTCTATTACATCCAGGCAATCACCCAGTCACAATAATTGAGATCACTTTCTCACAGGTCACAGAGAAGCAAAGAATGCCCAATCTGTTGGCAGTTACTTTCCTTGAAGGATCCTGGCAGGTATGCAGTCATTGTGGCTGGTTATTCCTTGGGATTATTCTTGCATTTGTAATTTGAAACCCAGCTCACAAGCAAATAAGATGTTTGCATGTTGATTCAAGCTTTCGTTTCATCAAGCACTGCTTCTCATCTATATATTACTTTTTCCATAGCCAAGAGCTTCTCAGTGCTGTTGAGCAGGAAAGAAAGCGAAGGTCGAGGAACAGATCTACCCCTTCACCGACCACTGTCGTCAGTTTCCATGAGGATTTTGGCATCGGACAAGTATTTTACATAAAAGAGTCATTTTTCTTATACTTTCACAAGTGCTGTTAGAGGCACATTAGACGAATGCGTATTTATTTCGTCCCTTTTCACTCCTTCAGGAACTTTCCTCACAAGACGTCTCAGATATTGATGAGCGTGTTCTGCAGCATTTAGCTGCTGCAGTGAGTAGGGCTCATTATTTACGCAGAAGGGAGAGACAGAGATCGTCTGGACTTGGTTCTTCCAGAATCCGTGTTTCTAGCTCTCCAGACAATTGCCCCATGATGCGGCATTCACACCAGACCAATGTGGAAGGGCAAGAAGGTTTCATTGTTGAGTCTTCTAGCAGTGATTTAACTTCTGGAACTCCAATCTGTCTAAACATTCGTCCTCAGTCCCCAATGTCCCCTCCTTTTGCAAACATGGCTCCCAGTGCTGCAGTCAACAGAGGAACTTTTGGTAGCAGGTAGAAAGTTGAAAATTGCATCTTTTGAGAGTACATTTTTCAGTGTCTTGCCTTTTATGATGAATCTACTCTCTTTTTATTATCGATATATCTCTCTTTAACTCATGCTCATTGAAGGCATCGAATAGATTTTTCACAATCTTGATTAACAGAAGGATGATACATCACGTGACATATCTATGTGTAGCTTGTCATCCTATCTGTGCTAGTGCCAACTGCAATCACTTGTAGGATGTTCTCATATCCGTTAAACACCTGTGGAAAATGTCCTGTGTGGTATGGGTACTCCTAGTGGGATTGATTTTCAGAGTGGTGCCTTTTTTGATTAGTGGTTTTCAAAGATGTTCTtatgatttaaaatttaatttacagAGTTCTTCAGAGCCAGATACGAGTTAACAGTCATCAGAGCCCACAGGAACCTAGTCCACCTGAAATGTCCTCCTTCTCAGAGTCTTTAAAATCTAAGTTCTCTTCTGCAACTGCCAGGTAAAATTATTTTGCAACTTGATAATTTTGGAGAATTAACTTCTGTCATAGTAATTCTTTGAAGAGCCTAATCTATAATATAAATGTGTATCAGATACAAGGAGTCAATCTCAAAGGGCACTAAAGGTTTGAAGGAGAAGATACTTGCTCGCAACAGCTCAGTCAAGGAGCTGAGTAAGGGAGTTCAGCGTGAGATGAGTGCTGGAATTGCTGGTGTTGCGCGAATCATTGAGCGCCTAGACCTGAAGCGATCTGAAGCCTCTGCATCTGTCCCTGGTCATGTTGTGGTAACTTCGGATTTATCCAAGAGAGAAAAGAGTTCACTGGAGGATCTTCTGACTCAATCTTTTAGAGAAGCTCCAGTAAGTCTAGATGCAGAATTACATGACATGGGTAATATCCCAGGCCGACTTGAAGTTATTCCTACCCAGGTGACAAACACCCTTCTTTCTGTGGTTTGACTATCTACTTAATTTTCTTGCAGAATGTATTTGCTCGAGCTGTTTGTGTAGGATTGAAAGGGCTATTTAGAATGCAAAGTCGTCAGTTAAAAGTCTTTCTTTGAAAAAGTCTTGACTTTTCATGTTGAATCATGTGAAAAAGTATTGATATAACATGACCAGCCTCGATACATTTACTATAATGGTAGTATCCCAAAGGTGAAAAGAAGGTGGCAAAACAAATAGTGATGTGGCGCCACATCGCTTGGCTGATTTCTTTTTGGCACATGGAAGCATGATGAATTGTTTTTGTCTTATATTTCTACAGGAGAGACATTGATGCTGCTATGTTGTGGGTCGGCCTTGAGCTATTCTGGTTTTTCTACTAGTGGGCTTGTCTGAAGGCATGTGGAGCAAGTGACGTACAGTTAGAAAACCAACTTCTCTCATTGGTTTCTGCGTCCTGCGTCCGCTGTTCATGTGAAGGAACCATCAGCTGATTGTTTAACATATGAAAGCAttctttctatatatatttgagGGTATTGAAGAAGGATCATTTGATGATTCTCATGTTACTTATATGTTTCTATTCACAAAGTTGCTTGCCCCTTCAAGAATTCAAAGATATGTCCATTTCCTCCTATACAATTTACTATGGACAGACGAAGATGCTGAATATGTTTCACTATAGGATCATACAGAAATACTTCTCCGAACCCCAGCATCTTGTCCTTTTCTTATTGCAATGGTAAAAGCATAACATTGGCacggaaggaaagaaaacaaaatcccAATGCCATTATTTAAGAAAAGAGAGGTTTGTGGAAGGCTTCCAAGGTTTTAATCTTAATGAACAGTGATTGCTGATCGTTTGTTTGTTCGCTTTTATTTCTGAGATTCTTGATTAGCATATGGCTGCACTTTTGTTCTCTGTAAGTTCTTGAATGCCTTAACGATTTCCCCACATGCCTCCTTTCACCTCTTTTCTCCGCATCGCTTATCTGAGCGCCGATTCTGCTCATCTAAGTCGGGAGTGTCAGAGTCAAGCTGCTGACCCTTCTGTGCTCAATTTGTTGATCATTCGTACTCGGTTCATTTCTATCATTGAGGAGAAGATCTAGAAGTACTTCCCCCCGAATCCCATCTTTTCTAATAGCAATGGCAAACAGATTCAACTTTAGTGCGCTTTCAAATTCTAGTTCGAGCTTGAGATTTTACTTCGCTGGGAATCAGACCGAGTCGAGCCTAATGAAAAAGTTATTAGGGTTGAACTTGGACCTTAGAAGACAAGTTCGAATCTGAGTTTAGCATCACCGCACGCATTCGATTGGGGTTCCGCTTAAGTCACGAATTCTGGTCAGGCCACTTCTGTCAAAGGCCACATATTACGAAGAATGCGTCGATCAAGGGCGAATGACCGCAGGGGTAGAGCCACTAGGCGTTTTGAGGCTATTCGGTCTTTTCGCGGTGAAGAAAGCATTgataaaatttttcattttggtatAAGAGCACAAAAAAGTTGTTCACAATCAACTTATTCTTATGATACCTCATAGTCAAGCTGCAATTTGCCATTCTAACCCTGATAAAACAGTATCG
The nucleotide sequence above comes from Eucalyptus grandis isolate ANBG69807.140 chromosome 2, ASM1654582v1, whole genome shotgun sequence. Encoded proteins:
- the LOC104424634 gene encoding E3 ubiquitin-protein ligase RHF1A is translated as MANFAFPSSLEKPTSFTASSSSAPAAGDDDDVFEDSCSICLECFTSQDPATVTTCNHDYHLQCILEWSQRSKECPICWQLLSLKDPGSQELLSAVEQERKRRSRNRSTPSPTTVVSFHEDFGIGQELSSQDVSDIDERVLQHLAAAVSRAHYLRRRERQRSSGLGSSRIRVSSSPDNCPMMRHSHQTNVEGQEGFIVESSSSDLTSGTPICLNIRPQSPMSPPFANMAPSAAVNRGTFGSRVLQSQIRVNSHQSPQEPSPPEMSSFSESLKSKFSSATARYKESISKGTKGLKEKILARNSSVKELSKGVQREMSAGIAGVARIIERLDLKRSEASASVPGHVVVTSDLSKREKSSLEDLLTQSFREAPVSLDAELHDMGNIPGRLEVIPTQERH